The following proteins are co-located in the Imtechella halotolerans genome:
- a CDS encoding SRPBCC family protein: MYSIHKTVELPIPMEKAWDFFSRPENLSTMTPTHMNFRILNGKPKPMYAGQLISYYVSPFKGIKVLWVTEITHVTDNSFFVDEQRIGPYKLWHHQHFIKPIKNGVLVEDIVHYAMPYGFIGKILNTFLVRKKLRHIFEYRSKKLIELFGSYEH, from the coding sequence CAAGACAGTTGAACTACCCATCCCGATGGAAAAGGCCTGGGATTTTTTTTCACGTCCTGAAAATTTATCCACCATGACACCAACTCACATGAACTTCAGGATATTAAATGGTAAACCAAAACCAATGTATGCAGGTCAACTAATTTCCTACTACGTTTCACCTTTTAAAGGAATTAAAGTTTTATGGGTTACCGAAATCACTCATGTTACCGATAATAGTTTTTTTGTAGATGAACAGCGTATAGGCCCTTATAAGCTATGGCATCATCAACACTTTATCAAACCCATCAAAAACGGTGTACTTGTCGAGGATATTGTTCATTACGCTATGCCTTATGGCTTTATCGGGAAAATTTTAAATACCTTCCTAGTTAGAAAAAAATTAAGGCACATTTTTGAATACAGATCAAAAAAACTCATAGAACTTTTTGGATCCTATGAACACTAA
- a CDS encoding cryptochrome/photolyase family protein — MNTKLRISICWFRRDLRWDDHTALWHALQSNFPVLPIFIFDPEILSQFPENDSRVHFIYNKLQELNKLVSIENRGIAQYYGTVESVFNHLLKEFDIQGVYTNEDYEPASIERDQMVSALLSVHNIPLYSFKDQLIFAKNEVCKPDGSPYVVYTPFMKKWKENYATQKPLVHPSDSELSKLLQMDSLPRVSMTEIELTTPTHQVESYNIDTEFLDTYALTRNTPSIKGSVLGPHLRFGTLSIRKLVRLAYASSKQEIFLNELIWREFFSSILWHFPHTITKSFKPAYDTIKWRNNPEEFKAWCEGKTGYPLVDAGMRELNKTGYMHNRVRMVVASFLCKHLLIDWRWGEAYFAEKLLDYEIASNIGNWQWVAGCGVDAAPYFRIFNPTEQLKKFDSDKKYIHKWVVDINEFTYPHPIVDHSFARERCLATYKEALSVI, encoded by the coding sequence ATGAACACTAAATTACGTATATCGATTTGTTGGTTTAGAAGGGACTTACGTTGGGATGACCACACGGCATTATGGCACGCACTTCAAAGTAATTTCCCAGTACTTCCTATTTTTATATTCGACCCTGAAATTTTATCCCAGTTCCCGGAGAATGATTCCAGAGTGCATTTTATTTATAACAAACTTCAGGAATTAAACAAACTAGTTTCTATAGAGAACCGGGGAATTGCACAATATTACGGAACGGTTGAATCTGTTTTCAATCATCTTCTAAAAGAATTTGATATCCAGGGTGTCTATACTAATGAAGACTATGAACCTGCATCTATTGAAAGAGACCAAATGGTTTCCGCACTGCTTAGTGTACATAATATCCCTTTATACTCATTTAAAGATCAATTGATCTTTGCGAAAAATGAAGTATGCAAACCTGATGGATCTCCTTATGTTGTTTACACCCCTTTTATGAAAAAGTGGAAAGAAAATTATGCAACACAAAAACCGCTAGTTCACCCCTCTGATAGCGAACTAAGTAAGCTGCTGCAAATGGACTCATTACCTAGAGTATCTATGACAGAAATTGAGCTTACAACGCCAACCCATCAAGTTGAATCATACAATATTGACACAGAATTTTTAGATACCTACGCTCTAACTCGCAATACCCCTTCCATTAAAGGGAGCGTACTAGGTCCTCATCTTAGATTTGGCACTCTCAGTATCCGAAAGTTAGTTCGATTGGCCTATGCATCTTCAAAACAGGAAATATTTTTAAATGAATTAATATGGAGGGAATTTTTCAGCAGTATTTTATGGCATTTTCCTCATACGATTACTAAAAGTTTTAAACCAGCTTATGACACTATTAAATGGAGAAACAATCCTGAAGAGTTCAAGGCATGGTGTGAGGGTAAAACCGGATATCCTCTAGTGGATGCAGGGATGAGGGAACTTAACAAAACGGGATATATGCACAATAGAGTGCGAATGGTTGTGGCAAGTTTTCTGTGCAAACACTTATTAATTGACTGGAGATGGGGGGAGGCTTACTTTGCAGAAAAATTACTTGACTACGAAATAGCGAGCAATATAGGTAACTGGCAATGGGTTGCCGGTTGTGGTGTAGACGCTGCACCCTACTTCAGGATTTTTAATCCCACAGAACAGCTTAAAAAATTTGATTCCGATAAAAAATACATTCATAAATGGGTAGTCGATATCAATGAATTTACCTATCCACACCCAATTGTAGACCATTCCTTTGCAAGAGAACGTTGTTTAGCCACCTATAAGGAGGCTCTTTCGGTTATATAG
- a CDS encoding GntR family transcriptional regulator: MLTSKAFENSNLQKYKQIIVAVQEAISNGALKKGDKLPSVNTICEAHDFSRDTVLTAYAALKNKGVIVGVPGKGYYIKSVKTDYKQRVFLLFDELNAFKEVLYNSFLEALGEAAEVDIFVHHFNPVMYKKLIEESAGSYDAYAIMPANLPNALEPIKLLPAKQVYLLDQVRESGTDSYGAVYQHFSKDISKALYSGMDLLKKYERLVLVFDRRKEPLGMQEGFIRFCTMFSFSYEVTAEFQSNLLKPSSVYILPNDNDLVHLLKAAKTQKLIVGEDIGVISYNDTPLKEVVAEGITTISTDFKAMGSLLATMIKHKNSSQIANESSLIIRNSL; encoded by the coding sequence ATGTTGACATCAAAAGCATTTGAGAATTCTAATTTGCAAAAGTATAAGCAGATTATCGTGGCGGTTCAAGAGGCTATTAGTAATGGAGCCCTCAAGAAAGGGGATAAGTTGCCTTCTGTAAATACCATTTGTGAAGCACATGATTTTTCTCGGGACACAGTCCTTACAGCATATGCAGCTTTAAAAAATAAAGGTGTTATTGTAGGTGTTCCTGGAAAAGGATATTACATAAAGAGCGTTAAAACGGATTATAAGCAGCGTGTTTTTTTGTTGTTTGATGAACTTAACGCTTTTAAAGAAGTGCTTTATAATTCTTTTTTAGAAGCCCTAGGAGAAGCAGCTGAAGTTGATATTTTCGTGCATCATTTTAATCCTGTGATGTACAAAAAACTAATTGAAGAGAGTGCTGGTAGTTATGATGCGTATGCTATTATGCCTGCCAATTTACCCAACGCCTTGGAACCCATTAAATTATTGCCTGCTAAACAGGTGTATCTTTTGGATCAAGTACGCGAATCTGGTACCGACTCTTATGGAGCTGTTTATCAACATTTTTCTAAAGATATCAGCAAGGCATTATATTCCGGAATGGACCTATTAAAAAAGTACGAGCGTCTTGTTCTAGTGTTTGACAGACGAAAGGAACCTTTAGGTATGCAAGAAGGATTTATTCGTTTTTGTACTATGTTTTCATTCTCTTATGAAGTAACAGCTGAATTTCAGTCCAATTTATTAAAGCCATCAAGTGTGTATATACTACCAAATGATAACGACCTAGTACACTTACTTAAAGCTGCTAAAACACAGAAGTTAATAGTAGGTGAGGATATAGGTGTTATTTCTTATAATGATACACCTTTAAAGGAAGTAGTAGCCGAAGGTATTACCACAATTTCAACTGATTTTAAAGCTATGGGATCCTTATTGGCAACAATGATTAAACACAAAAATAGTTCTCAGATTGCCAATGAATCGTCCTTAATTATTCGGAATTCATTATAA
- a CDS encoding aldose epimerase family protein has translation MIPSIKKQPFGTIEEQPIWLFMLSNSNGMNVSITNYGGIITSIQVPKNDELIETTLGFNTLEEYLSEDYRKNYPYLGALIGRNAGRIQNGNCPLEGHMWQLTVNHGKHQLHGGFKGFDSMVWKVVDYGAQPNPFVKLEHFSPDGHEGYPGNITVEVTYSLSNTNELKVTYEAQTDATTLLNLTQHAYFNFNNAKGPVTSHVLQLEADHYIPVDDELIPFGTTKNVEGSPLDFREAKQVIPSIDHSFIPSTPGKVGSLFHEGYDILMNVYTDNPIIHIYTGDYIPVLHPKNRNAMGPLSGICFEAQGYSDAPNQPNFPNNYLTPQEKYSRYTIFEFIF, from the coding sequence ATGATCCCTTCTATAAAAAAACAACCATTTGGAACCATCGAAGAACAACCCATTTGGCTATTCATGCTCTCAAATTCCAATGGAATGAACGTAAGTATTACAAATTACGGTGGAATAATCACTTCCATACAGGTTCCTAAAAACGATGAACTAATAGAAACCACACTAGGATTCAATACCTTAGAAGAATATCTATCTGAAGACTATCGAAAAAACTATCCCTACCTTGGAGCTCTTATAGGTCGAAATGCAGGGAGAATTCAAAATGGTAACTGTCCCCTTGAAGGTCATATGTGGCAACTGACTGTAAACCATGGAAAGCATCAACTTCATGGAGGTTTTAAAGGGTTTGACAGTATGGTATGGAAAGTTGTGGATTATGGAGCACAACCTAATCCTTTTGTCAAACTAGAGCATTTTAGCCCTGACGGTCATGAAGGTTATCCAGGAAATATTACTGTAGAAGTAACTTACAGTCTATCAAATACGAATGAACTTAAAGTTACCTATGAAGCCCAGACGGATGCCACAACATTGCTTAATTTAACTCAACATGCCTACTTTAACTTTAATAACGCCAAAGGACCTGTAACTTCCCATGTATTACAATTAGAGGCTGATCATTATATTCCTGTGGATGACGAATTAATTCCATTTGGAACAACAAAAAATGTAGAGGGTAGCCCTCTTGATTTTAGAGAAGCAAAACAAGTCATCCCATCAATTGATCATTCCTTCATTCCTTCAACACCTGGGAAAGTTGGATCGCTCTTCCATGAAGGCTACGACATACTAATGAATGTATATACTGATAATCCGATAATACACATTTACACTGGTGATTACATTCCCGTTCTTCACCCTAAAAATCGAAACGCTATGGGGCCATTAAGTGGAATATGTTTTGAAGCACAAGGTTATTCTGACGCTCCTAACCAGCCCAATTTCCCTAATAACTATCTGACCCCACAAGAAAAATACAGTAGGTATACGATTTTTGAATTTATTTTTTAA
- a CDS encoding galactokinase has product MQTLLQQEFRSRYNHDFDRLFFAPARVNLIGEHIDYNGGLVMPCAITHGTYLAIKRTEEPVLKFSSLNFPEDTFEIPIQNSYTKNKDYWVNYPLGVVDYFTQKGLEPGGMEFLFYGNIPNGAGLSSSASIEVVTAYAIKTLYNVSYGTTQIALLSQEVENNFVGVNCGIMDQFSIAMGKANHALVLDCETLEFNYIPFQLKDHTLLVLNTNKQRTLAASKYNERRATCEAALKIFNQKGSFSSLCTIPEDFFENHKEMLTPEMQQRVKHVIYENQRVHQSAQALKQNNIIEFGQLMNASHESLMNDYEVTGLELDTIYLESIAFSGVVGCRMTGAGFGGCAIALVENNRVEDYKTHISNQYFNKIGYAPTIYEVSIGGGVQEIIL; this is encoded by the coding sequence ATGCAAACATTATTACAACAAGAATTTCGTTCTCGATATAATCACGATTTTGATCGATTATTTTTTGCTCCGGCACGAGTTAATCTCATCGGTGAACATATCGATTACAATGGTGGACTCGTTATGCCATGCGCTATAACACATGGAACTTATTTAGCAATTAAACGAACCGAAGAGCCCGTTCTGAAATTTAGTAGTCTCAACTTTCCAGAAGATACTTTTGAAATTCCAATTCAAAACTCCTATACAAAGAATAAAGACTATTGGGTAAATTACCCCTTAGGAGTAGTGGACTATTTCACTCAAAAAGGATTGGAACCCGGAGGCATGGAATTTCTTTTCTACGGGAATATACCAAATGGAGCCGGTCTTTCTTCATCTGCATCCATTGAGGTAGTTACGGCTTATGCTATTAAAACACTATACAATGTATCCTATGGCACTACCCAAATTGCATTACTTTCACAGGAGGTTGAAAACAATTTTGTGGGGGTAAATTGTGGTATAATGGATCAGTTTTCAATTGCCATGGGAAAAGCCAACCATGCGTTGGTACTTGACTGTGAAACCTTAGAATTCAACTATATTCCTTTTCAATTAAAGGATCACACGTTACTTGTTCTTAACACAAACAAACAAAGAACCTTAGCGGCTTCTAAATATAATGAGCGTAGAGCTACTTGTGAAGCCGCATTAAAGATTTTTAATCAAAAAGGATCCTTCTCGAGTTTATGTACGATTCCAGAAGATTTCTTTGAGAATCATAAAGAAATGCTCACTCCGGAAATGCAACAAAGGGTAAAACACGTTATTTATGAAAACCAACGGGTGCATCAAAGTGCACAAGCACTCAAGCAAAATAACATTATTGAATTTGGCCAATTGATGAATGCTTCACATGAATCGCTGATGAACGATTATGAGGTTACCGGATTGGAACTTGATACAATCTATCTTGAAAGCATTGCTTTTTCAGGAGTGGTTGGCTGTAGGATGACAGGTGCCGGTTTTGGAGGTTGCGCTATCGCTTTGGTTGAAAATAACCGAGTTGAAGACTACAAAACCCACATCTCAAATCAATATTTTAACAAAATAGGCTATGCCCCAACTATTTACGAAGTTTCCATAGGTGGTGGTGTGCAAGAAATAATTCTATAA
- a CDS encoding UDP-glucose--hexose-1-phosphate uridylyltransferase, whose protein sequence is MILFDPTEHPHKRFNPLQDEWILVSPHRAKRPWQGQQEKTPADNRPDYDDTCYLCPGNIRANGIANPDYEDSYVFDNDFAALKNEIIAQPEVASTSFFKFQPEYGICRVVCFSPKHNLTIPEMEVSQLTKVVQTWIHEYRTLGAIEEINYVQIFENKGSIMGCSNPHPHGQIWAQHTLPTKVAKVATQLNAYFQKHQRTLLEDYLTEETNAEERIVVRNDFFTALVPYWATWPFETMIISNRAISNITEMTKEEQLAFAEILQQLTIKYDNLFETSFPYSAGIHQAPTDGKEHPEWHFHMHFYPPLLRSASVKKFMVGYEMLAESQRDITPERSAQLLREQSTIHYKKQRI, encoded by the coding sequence ATGATTTTATTCGACCCTACCGAACATCCTCATAAACGCTTTAACCCTTTACAAGACGAATGGATTTTGGTCTCTCCTCATAGAGCCAAACGCCCTTGGCAGGGTCAGCAAGAAAAGACTCCAGCCGATAATCGCCCCGATTACGATGATACTTGCTATCTATGTCCGGGAAATATTCGTGCCAATGGAATAGCAAATCCTGACTATGAAGACAGCTATGTATTCGACAATGACTTTGCCGCGTTAAAAAATGAAATAATTGCCCAACCTGAAGTTGCTTCAACTAGTTTTTTCAAATTTCAACCCGAATACGGTATTTGCAGAGTGGTGTGTTTTTCACCTAAACACAACCTTACCATTCCTGAAATGGAAGTGTCTCAACTCACTAAAGTAGTTCAAACCTGGATTCATGAGTATCGTACCCTTGGTGCCATAGAAGAAATTAACTACGTTCAGATATTTGAAAATAAAGGAAGTATTATGGGGTGTAGTAATCCACATCCTCATGGTCAAATTTGGGCTCAGCACACACTTCCAACAAAAGTTGCTAAAGTAGCCACTCAACTTAATGCTTATTTTCAAAAACATCAACGTACCTTATTAGAGGACTACCTTACGGAAGAAACCAATGCAGAAGAACGTATCGTAGTTCGAAATGACTTCTTCACAGCACTGGTTCCATATTGGGCTACTTGGCCATTTGAAACTATGATCATTAGTAATAGAGCAATTAGTAATATTACAGAAATGACCAAAGAAGAACAACTTGCCTTTGCAGAGATACTACAACAGCTTACCATCAAATACGACAATCTATTTGAAACTTCCTTCCCATACTCAGCTGGAATTCACCAAGCACCAACAGATGGAAAGGAACACCCTGAATGGCATTTCCATATGCATTTTTACCCACCCCTTTTAAGATCGGCTTCCGTCAAAAAATTCATGGTGGGTTATGAAATGTTAGCAGAATCTCAGCGGGACATTACCCCAGAGAGAAGCGCACAATTATTACGAGAGCAATCTACCATACATTATAAAAAACAACGTATATGA
- a CDS encoding sodium/sugar symporter has translation MNQSFSTLDYVVFILYGLLIIGVGLWVSREKKGHKKEAVDYFLASKSLPWWAIGASLIASNISAEQFIGMSGSGFAVGLAISSYEWMAALTLIVVAKFMLPIFIKNGIYTMPQYLEMRFDHRVRSVMATIWLLIYVFVNLTSVVYLGALAMKTIMGVPMHYGMIGLAIFSLVYSLYGGLKAVAWTDVIQVIFLIAGGFITSYLTLQAVSGGEGIWAGLTKLYQEIPEHFDMILEPGQLMIPDGSGGTKDAYLDLPGIGVLVGGMLIANFSYWGFNQYIIQRGLAAKSITDAQNGLLFAGFLKLLIPFLVVVPGIAAFLINQNPAEYGIDPSHIIQKSDEAYPWLLHNFIPSGIKGLAFAALIAAIVSSLSSMLNSTSTIFCMDIYKKNINPAISETKLVTLGRLVAVVALIIATSVAYPLLGQLDQAFQFIQEFTGFATPGVCVIFLAGLFWKRATPTAALATSLLTFPVSWLLKVTTDAPFLDRMGYVFLILALVMIAISLLTKPKEKGAGTAEIEKGMFATSTIFNIGSVIISGILFVLYWFFWNT, from the coding sequence ATGAATCAATCATTTTCCACATTAGATTATGTAGTTTTCATCCTTTACGGCCTTCTTATCATAGGAGTAGGTCTTTGGGTTTCCAGGGAGAAAAAAGGTCATAAAAAAGAAGCAGTTGATTACTTCTTGGCAAGTAAATCTTTGCCCTGGTGGGCTATTGGTGCCTCACTTATTGCTTCTAATATTTCGGCAGAACAATTTATTGGTATGTCTGGATCAGGCTTCGCTGTAGGACTGGCCATTTCATCTTATGAATGGATGGCAGCATTAACCTTGATAGTGGTTGCCAAATTTATGCTTCCTATTTTTATTAAAAATGGTATTTATACCATGCCACAATACCTTGAGATGCGATTTGACCATCGAGTGCGCTCCGTAATGGCAACCATTTGGTTATTAATATATGTCTTTGTAAACCTTACCTCTGTGGTGTATTTAGGAGCTTTAGCAATGAAGACCATTATGGGTGTACCTATGCATTATGGAATGATTGGCTTGGCTATCTTCTCTTTGGTATATTCATTATACGGCGGATTAAAGGCGGTAGCGTGGACCGATGTGATTCAAGTTATTTTCTTGATTGCTGGAGGTTTCATCACTTCATACCTTACACTTCAAGCGGTATCGGGAGGAGAAGGGATTTGGGCAGGTCTTACCAAACTATATCAAGAAATCCCAGAACACTTTGATATGATTTTAGAGCCTGGACAGTTAATGATTCCCGATGGAAGTGGTGGAACAAAGGATGCTTATCTTGACTTACCTGGTATTGGTGTATTAGTGGGTGGAATGCTCATAGCGAATTTCTCCTATTGGGGCTTTAATCAGTATATCATTCAACGTGGATTGGCGGCAAAAAGCATTACAGATGCGCAAAACGGGCTATTGTTTGCAGGTTTCCTAAAACTACTTATTCCTTTCCTAGTTGTTGTACCTGGTATCGCTGCATTCCTTATTAATCAAAATCCTGCTGAATACGGAATTGATCCTTCACATATCATCCAAAAGTCAGATGAAGCATATCCTTGGTTATTACACAACTTTATTCCCTCAGGGATAAAAGGGCTGGCTTTCGCAGCTTTAATTGCAGCCATTGTTTCTTCATTATCATCCATGCTGAACTCTACCTCTACCATATTCTGTATGGATATTTACAAAAAGAATATCAATCCAGCCATTTCTGAAACCAAGCTAGTAACCTTAGGACGATTAGTAGCGGTTGTTGCGTTAATCATTGCTACTTCTGTGGCCTACCCATTACTAGGACAATTAGACCAAGCATTCCAATTCATTCAAGAATTTACAGGGTTTGCTACTCCTGGTGTTTGTGTTATTTTCCTTGCTGGTTTGTTTTGGAAACGTGCTACACCAACGGCAGCTCTTGCCACTTCATTACTTACCTTCCCTGTCTCATGGTTATTAAAGGTAACAACGGACGCTCCATTCCTAGATCGTATGGGCTATGTCTTTTTAATTTTAGCCTTGGTAATGATTGCCATTAGTTTACTTACCAAGCCTAAAGAAAAAGGTGCGGGTACTGCAGAAATTGAAAAAGGTATGTTTGCAACAAGCACTATTTTCAATATTGGATCAGTGATAATCTCAGGAATACTATTTGTACTTTATTGGTTTTTCTGGAATACCTAA
- the murA gene encoding UDP-N-acetylglucosamine 1-carboxyvinyltransferase has product MGTFKIEGGHQLKGEITPQGAKNEALQILCAVLLTGEKVTIHNIPDIVDVNKLIVLLGNLGVKIKKNGKGSYTFQADEVNLSYLESSQFKDEGKGLRGSIMIVGPLLARFGKGYIPKPGGDKIGRRRLDTHFEGFINLGATFRYNKEEYFYGVEAKRLKGAYMLLDEASVTGTANIVMAAVLAQGITTIYNAACEPYLQQLCNMLNRMGAKISGIGSNLLTIEGVDSLGGCEHTMLPDMIEIGSWIGLAAMTQSELTIKNVGWEHLGQIPNVFKKLGITLERKGDDIYIPAHTDGYEIQNYIDGSILTISDAPWPGFTPDLLSIILVVATQAKGEVLVHQKMFESRLFFVDKLIDMGAKIILCDPHRATVIGHNFTSQLKATVMTSPDIRAGISLLIAALSAKGTSTIHNIEQIDRGYENIDERLRAIGAKIIRVD; this is encoded by the coding sequence ATGGGAACGTTTAAAATAGAAGGAGGCCATCAGCTTAAAGGGGAGATAACTCCTCAAGGAGCAAAGAATGAAGCCTTACAAATATTATGTGCCGTATTACTAACGGGCGAAAAAGTGACAATTCATAATATACCTGATATTGTAGATGTCAATAAACTGATCGTCCTATTGGGTAATCTAGGTGTAAAAATTAAGAAAAACGGTAAAGGTTCCTATACATTTCAAGCGGATGAAGTTAACCTTTCATATTTAGAATCTAGTCAGTTTAAGGATGAAGGAAAAGGGCTTAGAGGATCTATTATGATTGTAGGTCCGTTGTTGGCTCGTTTTGGTAAGGGATATATTCCGAAGCCTGGTGGCGATAAGATTGGACGTCGTCGTTTGGATACTCACTTCGAAGGATTTATCAACCTTGGAGCTACTTTTCGCTATAACAAAGAGGAGTATTTTTATGGAGTAGAGGCGAAGCGTCTAAAAGGTGCTTATATGCTTCTTGATGAAGCTTCTGTAACGGGAACTGCCAATATTGTAATGGCAGCTGTGCTGGCCCAGGGAATAACAACTATTTATAATGCCGCCTGTGAGCCTTATCTGCAGCAGCTTTGTAATATGCTTAATAGAATGGGTGCAAAAATCAGTGGTATTGGCTCTAACTTACTAACTATAGAAGGCGTAGATAGTTTGGGAGGTTGTGAGCATACCATGCTTCCGGATATGATAGAAATAGGTAGTTGGATTGGATTGGCAGCAATGACTCAAAGCGAGCTGACTATTAAAAATGTTGGTTGGGAACATTTGGGTCAAATTCCTAATGTCTTTAAAAAGTTAGGAATAACACTTGAACGTAAAGGGGATGATATCTACATTCCTGCACATACTGATGGGTATGAAATTCAAAACTATATAGACGGTTCGATTCTTACCATTTCAGATGCTCCTTGGCCAGGATTTACTCCGGATTTATTAAGTATAATTCTTGTGGTTGCAACCCAGGCCAAAGGGGAAGTGTTAGTACACCAGAAAATGTTCGAGAGCCGTTTGTTTTTTGTAGATAAGTTAATTGATATGGGGGCGAAAATCATTTTGTGTGATCCACATCGTGCTACAGTTATTGGGCATAATTTTACTTCTCAGTTAAAGGCTACTGTGATGACTTCTCCTGATATTAGGGCTGGAATATCATTACTTATAGCGGCTTTATCCGCTAAGGGCACATCAACTATCCATAATATTGAACAGATAGATAGAGGATACGAAAATATAGATGAGCGCTTAAGAGCTATTGGCGCTAAAATTATTCGAGTAGATTAA
- a CDS encoding DUF4290 domain-containing protein yields MVEHLEYNTERKRLVIPEYGRHIQKMIEDTVQIQDREERNKVAQAIITVMGNLNPHLRDVPDFQHKLWDQLFIISNFELDVDSPYPKPSREALEARPDPLNYPQNFPKYRFYGNNIKRMIDVCNSWEEGDLKTALKYTIANHMKKSFLTWNKDTVEDEVILQHLFELSGGRIQMENFEENLAQTSDLMRVNNKQPHYNKNNANKKKSKGHQKYQRKQSK; encoded by the coding sequence GTGGTAGAGCATTTAGAATACAATACCGAACGTAAACGCTTGGTCATTCCAGAATATGGGCGCCATATTCAGAAGATGATTGAGGATACTGTGCAGATTCAAGATCGCGAAGAACGTAATAAAGTGGCGCAAGCCATTATAACCGTTATGGGAAATCTCAATCCTCACTTACGAGATGTGCCTGATTTTCAACATAAATTATGGGATCAATTATTTATCATCTCCAATTTTGAATTGGATGTTGATTCTCCTTATCCCAAACCTTCAAGAGAAGCCTTGGAGGCGAGACCTGATCCACTAAATTATCCTCAGAATTTCCCTAAATACCGATTTTATGGGAACAATATCAAGCGCATGATAGATGTGTGTAATAGTTGGGAAGAAGGAGATTTAAAAACGGCCTTGAAGTATACCATTGCCAACCATATGAAAAAAAGTTTCCTTACCTGGAACAAAGATACCGTGGAAGATGAGGTTATCTTACAGCATTTGTTTGAGTTAAGTGGAGGAAGAATTCAGATGGAAAATTTTGAAGAAAATTTAGCCCAGACCAGTGATTTAATGCGCGTAAATAACAAGCAACCTCACTACAATAAAAATAATGCCAATAAAAAGAAATCCAAGGGGCATCAAAAATACCAACGGAAGCAATCTAAATAA
- a CDS encoding DUF493 family protein, with product MNHHRDEEEFYASLKEKLTNSTLWPSEYLYKFIIPNVEERIQQLQKVFDNKGAAITTKKSSSGNYISFSVNLRLKNPDEVIKIYKEVSTIEGIVSL from the coding sequence ATGAATCATCACAGAGACGAGGAAGAATTTTATGCAAGTTTAAAAGAAAAGTTGACCAACAGTACTTTGTGGCCATCAGAGTATTTGTATAAATTCATAATTCCTAATGTTGAAGAACGTATTCAACAATTGCAAAAGGTCTTTGATAATAAGGGGGCTGCAATTACTACAAAAAAATCTTCCTCTGGGAATTATATAAGTTTTTCGGTGAATCTTCGTCTGAAGAATCCTGATGAAGTTATTAAAATCTATAAAGAGGTGAGTACCATAGAAGGAATTGTTTCGTTATAA
- a CDS encoding AAA family ATPase, with protein MSHRKIVITGGPSTGKTSVIDSLTELGYVCFPEISRQVTLEARKLGIEQLFLEDPILFSEKLLEGRIKQYIEAEKHSNHLVFLDRGIPDVIAYMDYIGDSYPAHFSKACQQNSYDTVFLLPPWQAIYTSDSERYESFEQAIAIHDHLENTYRRFGYNLVEVPTGTVEDRVSFIIKHL; from the coding sequence ATGAGTCATCGTAAAATAGTTATAACAGGCGGTCCCAGCACCGGAAAAACTTCGGTTATTGATTCTCTTACAGAATTGGGGTATGTTTGTTTTCCTGAGATATCAAGGCAAGTGACGCTAGAAGCTCGCAAATTAGGCATTGAACAATTATTCTTGGAAGACCCTATTCTTTTCAGTGAAAAATTACTAGAAGGGCGTATCAAACAATATATCGAGGCTGAGAAACATTCAAACCACTTGGTTTTCTTAGACAGGGGAATCCCAGATGTTATTGCTTACATGGATTACATTGGTGACTCCTATCCAGCGCATTTCAGCAAGGCTTGTCAGCAGAATTCCTATGATACCGTTTTTTTACTTCCCCCTTGGCAGGCTATTTACACCTCGGATAGTGAGCGCTATGAAAGTTTTGAGCAAGCCATTGCCATTCATGACCATCTCGAAAACACCTATAGACGATTTGGATATAACCTAGTTGAAGTCCCAACAGGTACTGTAGAAGATCGAGTGTCATTTATTATCAAGCATTTGTAA